In Anopheles gambiae chromosome 2, idAnoGambNW_F1_1, whole genome shotgun sequence, a single window of DNA contains:
- the LOC1270075 gene encoding toll-like receptor 3, whose amino-acid sequence MVLAVLLQCEHVTCTISNWTPSVEGSSVLKNVPNSVQYLNFRYLNITTLNFEVLDRVRLSSDGAIETSIEHSRVEQGYLSSQTNISSLLLMDTNLSDIEFEPHNSMLKMLTIIQSQLRRVPDSINQLAYLRVLAIVQSLVDSVDLGLFCKLQYLHYINLMHNKIAFLSHSRTSGPEFLKLWDINLSHNLLTTVRLDIFNGMKALRTISLSNNRLHSLDGQLLLSSLKKLELSHNRFSELNFCNWNVSNLADLYINNNTLRWLPVCIEETMPSVSYLNLASNVLSTDDSIWSRLAKFHQLTLLDISYNRLTSMVWANITLSSRYININNNPVKYINISMAINGFHVDVGCTTIEQLTISSMSSNETYTDTYCTPIRCSYNSEHNSNQLQCGKNVDECEMCI is encoded by the coding sequence ATGGTGCTGGCCGTTCTGCTTCAGTGCGAACACGTCACTTGCACTATATCGAATTGGACTCCCAGTGTAGAAGGTTCATCCGTGCTGAAGAACGTCCCGAACAGCGTTCAGTACTTAAACTTTCGCTACTTAAACATTACTACGCTCAATTTCGAAGTGCTTGATCGAGTGAGGCTTTCAAGCGACGGTGCAATCGAAACAAGCATCGAGCACTCCCGAGTAGAGCAGGGTTATCTGTCGTCACAAACCAACATATCAAGTCTGTTGCTTATGGACACGAATCTAAGTGACATAGAATTTGAACCGCACAATTCTATGCTCAAGATGCTCACAATCATCCAGAGCCAGCTTAGACGTGTGCCTGACAGCATTAACCAGTTGGCCTATTTGCGGGTTTTAGCTATCGTACAATCTCTCGTAGATTCCGTTGATTTAGGCCTGTTCTGCAAGTTGCAGTATCTACATTACATCAACTTAATGCACAACAAAATTGCCTTCCTCAGTCACTCGCGTACGTCCGGTCCGGAGTTCCTGAAATTATGGGATATCAATCTTTCGCATAATCTACTCACCACGGTCCGCCTCGACATTTTCAATGGAATGAAGGCACTCAGAACAATAAGTCTTTCGAACAATCGCCTCCACAGTCTGGACGGTCAGTTGCTCTTATCAAGCTTAAAAAAGCTGGAGCTATCTCACAATCGCTTCTCCGAGCTAAACTTTTGCAACTGGAATGTATCCAATCTGGCGGATCTGTATATAAACAATAACACCTTACGGTGGTTGCCAGTTTGTATAGAAGAGACAATGCCGAGCGTAAGTTACTTAAACCTGGCCTCAAACGTACTCTCGACCGATGATAGTATCTGGAGCAGACTGGCAAAGTTCCATCAGCTAACATTGCTCGATATCAGCTACAACCGTCTAACAAGCATGGTGTGGGCTAACATAACCCTCTCATCGCGCtatataaacataaacaacaatcCGGTGAAATATATCAACATATCGATGGCCATTAATGGGTTCCATGTTGACGTAGGTTGCACTACGATCGAACAGTTGACGATCAGTAGCATGTCATCCAATGAGACCTATACAGACACTTATTGCACTCCGATACGATGTAGCTACAACAGCGAGCATAATTCAAACCAATTGCAGTGTGGTAAGAACGTAGATGAATGCGAAATGTGCATTTAG
- the LOC133391892 gene encoding probable serine/threonine-protein kinase DDB_G0278509, with protein MLLNSGEVFTASALLSSKSNVLLLLEVSVAMKLVGKTLLISALVLFVQQARSLRFHCDGDFICEIWHWNPTEEGALVLEQIPITHGAIELHNFLATEISSNLFAYFEAQRRNILEMHTTITVIGSTLRGFVVEDNATYYNVCLEKTQLNHISFGTRCNLETLKIQHSNLEQLPQSIGNLKALKSLTLSHSLIQAIDLNLLAELFRLVLLDLSKNRLHSLYDSCARTTTHPYPLLSELYLGENKLKSINMDVFQPMVSLTRLDLSHNHISVVSGSLVATSLISLDLSYNRLVEMDCCGWVIPKLYGMVINDNRLPALPRCLEHAFQNVTRLAFDTNQLQPDIMFQLGRLTNIQILSLTDNKLTNVPLNESTIPNQLKYLNLGHNNLKRLDVPYVPSKDLHIDVSSNCISKIDWDRVSANLTKLGMEGNPLDCSFYSISTRADIQSKLVCKKHRIERCDA; from the coding sequence TGCTCTCGTTCTTTTCGTTCAGCAAGCGAGATCACTCCGCTTCCATTGTGACGGAGATTTCATATGTGAAATATGGCACTGGAACCCAACCGAGGAGGGAGCGTTGGTGTTGGAGCAGATCCCAATTACGCACGGTGCTATCGAGCTGCACAATTTTTTGGCTACGGAAATATCCAGCAATTTGTTCGCGTATTTTGAGGCACAGCGTCGCAACATTTTGGAGATGCATACCACAATCACTGTGATCGGGTCAACGCTGCGCGGTTTTGTGGTGGAAGACAATGCTACCTACTACAATGTATGCCTTGAGAAAACTCAACTCAACCATATATCTTTCGGGACGCGGTGCAATTTGGAGACTTTAAAGATACAACACAGCAACCTCGAGCAATTGCCACAATCAATAGGCAACCTGAAGGCGTTGAAAAGTTTAACACTGAGTCACTCGCTTATTCAAGCGATTGATCTCAACTTGCTAGCTGAATTGTTCCGTTTAGTTTTGCTAGATTTGAGCAAAAACCGGCTACACTCACTGTACGACTCGTGTGCCAGGACAACGACACACCCGTATCCGTTGCTGTCTGAGCTATACCTAGGAGAAAACAAGCTGAAAAGTATCAACATGGACGTGTTCCAGCCGATGGTGTCACTCACTAGGCTCGATCTGTCCCACAACCACATCAGCGTGGTATCGGGCTCGTTGGTGGCGACCAGTTTGATCTCGCTCGATTTGTCCTACAATCGTCTAGTGGAGATGGATTGCTGTGGATGGGTGATTCCAAAGCTGTACGGTATGGTCATTAACGACAATCGATTGCCAGCGTTGCCCAGGTGTCTTGAGCATGCTTTCCAGAATGTGACTCGTTTGGCGTTTGACACTAATCAACTTCAGCCCGATATAATGTTCCAGCTCGGCAGACTTACGAACATTCAGATATTAAGCCTAACGGACAACAAGCTGACAAACGTTCCGCTGAACGAGAGTACCATACCCAACCAACTAAAGTATTTGAATCTCGGGCACAACAACTTAAAACGCCTGGATGTACCGTATGTACCGAGCAAAGATTTACACATCGACGTTAGCTCGAACTGCATTAGCAAAATAGATTGGGACAGAGTTTCGGCCAATCTAACGAAATTAGGAATGGAAGGAAATCCATTGGACTGCAGTTTCTACAGCATTTCCACTAGAGCGGACATTCAGTCGAAACTGGTATGTAAAAAGCACCGCATTGAGCGTTGTGATGCATAA